One stretch of Serinicoccus hydrothermalis DNA includes these proteins:
- a CDS encoding Fic family protein produces MVDAGWPRTGLESLPWGPSTGAVGLTRRERAAAAKDRYDAALVPEIAHLDPRLSREAEVESEDAVTEVARFDARMGHEVLPFAGVLLRGESIASSDIEHITSSARNIALAEATGGVGGNAALVARNVHAMVRAIDRTTGVDRDGILSLHAELMEGDPRHAAGVLRQEPVWIGGFASTPVGAHFVAPHHSRVPAALDDLLRFSRRPDLPRISQLAIAHAQFETIHPFTDGNGRVGRALMHVMLRESGLVQQGLVPISAGLLTDTSSYHRALDAYREGEPEPIVRLFTTSALLAVSNGTRLVETVRTIRLSWDDRLRVRRGANAWRVADLLLRRPLLTARLLESELGLSPTHAPRVMAPLLDAGIVRAGRHHSSRAAYWWSPELTDAVDDFAVRAGRRRL; encoded by the coding sequence ATGGTCGACGCCGGATGGCCGCGCACGGGACTCGAGTCCCTCCCGTGGGGGCCGTCCACGGGAGCGGTCGGGCTGACCCGGCGCGAGCGAGCCGCGGCGGCCAAGGACCGGTATGACGCGGCCCTCGTCCCCGAGATCGCCCACCTCGATCCCCGGTTGTCGCGCGAGGCGGAGGTCGAGTCCGAGGACGCCGTCACCGAGGTGGCGCGCTTCGACGCGCGCATGGGCCACGAGGTCCTGCCCTTCGCCGGCGTCCTTCTCCGCGGAGAGTCGATCGCCTCGTCGGACATCGAGCACATCACCTCTTCCGCGCGCAACATCGCCCTGGCCGAGGCGACGGGCGGGGTCGGGGGCAACGCCGCGCTCGTGGCGCGCAACGTGCACGCGATGGTCCGCGCCATCGACCGGACCACCGGGGTCGATCGCGACGGCATCCTGTCCCTGCACGCCGAGCTCATGGAGGGAGACCCGCGGCACGCGGCCGGCGTCCTGCGGCAGGAGCCGGTGTGGATCGGCGGGTTCGCCTCGACACCCGTCGGCGCCCACTTCGTCGCGCCGCACCACTCGCGGGTGCCGGCGGCGCTGGACGACCTCCTGCGCTTCTCGCGCCGCCCCGACCTGCCGCGAATCAGCCAGCTCGCGATCGCCCACGCCCAGTTCGAGACGATCCACCCCTTCACCGACGGCAACGGACGCGTCGGGCGCGCGCTCATGCACGTCATGCTGCGCGAGAGCGGTCTGGTGCAGCAGGGGCTCGTGCCGATCTCCGCCGGTCTCCTCACGGACACCAGCAGCTATCACCGCGCGCTGGACGCCTACCGCGAAGGTGAGCCCGAGCCCATCGTCCGCCTGTTCACCACGAGCGCGCTGCTCGCCGTGAGCAACGGCACCCGTCTCGTGGAGACGGTGCGGACGATCCGGCTCTCCTGGGACGACCGGCTCCGCGTCCGTCGCGGGGCGAACGCCTGGCGCGTCGCGGACCTGCTGCTCCGCCGGCCGTTGCTGACCGCACGGTTGCTGGAGTCCGAGCTGGGCCTCTCCCCCACGCACGCGCCCCGTGTCATGGCGCCGCTCCTCGATGCCGGCATCGTGCGAGCCGGGCGGCACCACTCCTCGCGCGCCGCCTACTGGTGGTCTCCCGAGCTGACCGACGCGGTGGACGACTTCGCGGTCAGGGCGGGGCGACGGCGGCTCTGA
- a CDS encoding DUF429 domain-containing protein — translation MFVGIDLAWNDRARTGLAAVDDEGRLLGSATCRSDEEIDEWLRAYPSPDVVAIDAPLIVHNPTGQRPCERMVTSAFGRFDAGCHASNTSKAYMNPPRAARLAQRQGWAPNPSATGPGVCLEVYPHPAMVGLFGLGRILPYKGKRGRSLDVRRAAMVELLDRIEGLGDLDLSGSVRWREIRYAVEHATRPMHLEHVEDEIDAIFCAHLARVWRHSPGALQVYGDVESGYIVAPPAPSHAATPRPGRVSRTSAG, via the coding sequence ATGTTCGTCGGCATCGACCTGGCCTGGAACGACCGGGCGCGCACCGGCCTCGCCGCGGTCGACGACGAGGGTCGGCTCCTCGGCTCGGCGACCTGCCGCTCGGACGAGGAGATCGACGAATGGCTGCGGGCATACCCGAGCCCTGACGTGGTCGCGATCGACGCGCCGCTCATCGTGCACAACCCGACCGGCCAGCGCCCCTGCGAGCGCATGGTCACCTCGGCGTTCGGACGCTTCGACGCGGGCTGCCACGCGAGCAACACGAGCAAGGCGTACATGAACCCGCCGCGCGCGGCCCGACTCGCGCAGCGCCAGGGCTGGGCACCCAACCCCTCTGCGACCGGACCCGGCGTCTGCCTGGAGGTCTACCCCCACCCGGCGATGGTCGGGCTGTTCGGCCTCGGCCGGATCCTCCCCTACAAGGGCAAGCGCGGCCGCAGCCTCGACGTCCGCCGCGCCGCGATGGTCGAGCTGCTCGACCGGATCGAGGGGCTGGGCGATCTCGACCTCAGCGGCAGCGTGCGCTGGCGCGAGATCAGGTATGCCGTCGAGCACGCCACGCGCCCCATGCACCTGGAGCACGTCGAGGACGAGATCGACGCGATCTTCTGCGCCCACCTCGCCCGGGTATGGCGTCACTCGCCGGGTGCGCTGCAGGTCTACGGGGACGTCGAGAGCGGCTACATCGTCGCCCCGCCGGCACCGTCGCACGCGGCGACGCCACGGCCAGGACGCGTGAGTCGAACCTCCGCCGGCTGA
- a CDS encoding class I adenylate-forming enzyme family protein — translation MTTRPWLQHYPPGMPTALPDVAPDLTSAWRARVERDPDGDALLHDGRVWSARELDEAADALAAALREAGIGPGDRVGILLQNVPTAVVTLLAAWRCGAIVPLLNPMYHGRELHHLLADSGARILVIDPELADVAAAAAEDTQVEAIWSDGDLPTSAAGTAESEGTASPDAAPDDVALLTYTSGTTGPPKGAMNTHGNVLAAAQATASWMDLGPEDRVLCVAPIFHITGAVITLMAPLLAGSCVVLIGRTTPEAVAHAFAHDGVTSTTGSITVFNGLARLDDLSSDDFPHVRHLFSGGAPVPATTVTRFRDTYGHYIHNIYGMTETSSACIGVPPGVEAPVDAATGALAIGLPLPGTDVRIVSPDGATLAPGEPGELEISGPSVVPGYWDNPDATADTFVEGALRTGDGALMDEDGWVYIVDRLKDQINTSGYKVWPREVEDVLLAHPAVHECAVVGVPDDYRGEAVVAYAVLTGGDGDVPSITAEELREHARGELAAYKVPRQVHLIPELPKTPTGKIRRRELRESGADPEADTDPVTDTDPHMDKTDTDIDPDAKETP, via the coding sequence ATGACGACCAGACCGTGGCTGCAGCACTACCCGCCCGGTATGCCGACGGCGCTGCCCGACGTCGCGCCCGACCTCACCTCGGCGTGGCGGGCGCGGGTCGAGCGGGACCCGGACGGTGACGCGCTGCTCCACGACGGCCGCGTGTGGTCCGCGCGCGAGCTCGACGAGGCGGCCGACGCCCTGGCCGCCGCTCTCCGCGAGGCGGGCATCGGACCCGGCGACCGGGTGGGCATCCTGCTCCAGAACGTCCCCACCGCCGTCGTCACCCTGCTCGCCGCCTGGCGCTGCGGGGCGATCGTGCCGCTGCTCAACCCGATGTACCACGGGCGCGAGCTGCACCACCTCCTGGCCGACTCGGGGGCCCGGATTCTCGTCATCGACCCCGAGCTCGCCGACGTCGCCGCAGCAGCGGCCGAGGACACCCAGGTCGAGGCCATCTGGTCCGACGGGGACCTCCCGACGTCGGCGGCGGGCACGGCGGAGAGCGAGGGGACCGCCAGTCCCGATGCGGCCCCCGACGACGTCGCGCTGCTCACCTACACCTCCGGCACGACCGGCCCGCCCAAGGGTGCGATGAACACGCACGGCAACGTGCTGGCCGCCGCGCAGGCCACGGCGTCCTGGATGGATCTCGGTCCCGAGGACCGCGTGCTCTGCGTCGCCCCGATCTTCCACATCACCGGCGCCGTCATCACCCTCATGGCCCCGCTCCTCGCCGGCTCCTGCGTCGTCCTCATCGGCCGGACCACCCCGGAGGCCGTCGCCCACGCCTTCGCCCACGACGGAGTGACCTCCACCACCGGCTCCATCACCGTCTTCAACGGGCTCGCCCGGCTCGACGACCTCTCCTCGGACGACTTCCCGCACGTCCGGCACCTCTTCTCCGGCGGCGCCCCGGTCCCTGCGACCACGGTCACCCGGTTCCGCGACACCTACGGCCACTACATCCACAACATCTACGGCATGACCGAGACCAGCTCCGCCTGCATCGGGGTGCCGCCCGGCGTCGAGGCGCCGGTCGACGCCGCCACCGGCGCCCTGGCGATCGGGCTGCCCCTGCCCGGCACCGACGTCCGGATCGTGTCCCCCGACGGCGCGACGCTGGCCCCCGGCGAGCCCGGGGAGCTGGAGATCTCCGGCCCCAGCGTCGTCCCCGGCTACTGGGACAACCCCGACGCGACGGCCGACACCTTCGTCGAGGGCGCCCTGCGCACCGGCGACGGCGCGCTGATGGACGAGGACGGCTGGGTCTACATCGTCGACCGGCTCAAGGACCAGATCAACACCTCCGGCTACAAGGTGTGGCCGCGCGAGGTCGAGGACGTCCTGCTCGCCCACCCGGCCGTGCACGAGTGCGCCGTCGTCGGCGTCCCGGACGACTACCGCGGGGAGGCGGTGGTGGCGTATGCCGTCCTCACCGGCGGGGACGGCGACGTCCCCTCAATCACCGCCGAGGAGCTGCGCGAGCACGCGCGGGGCGAGCTGGCGGCATACAAGGTGCCGCGCCAGGTCCACCTCATCCCCGAGCTGCCCAAGACCCCGACCGGCAAGATCCGTCGGCGCGAGCTCCGTGAGAGCGGCGCCGACCCCGAGGCCGACACGGATCCGGTCACCGACACCGACCCGCACATGGACAAGACCGACACCGACATCGACCCCGACGCCAAGGAGACCCCATGA
- a CDS encoding SHOCT domain-containing protein, translated as MSDYPPLPDEGTAYRDKKVSKRTLRAARRSLALALQPGEEVQGFFVSWRIRRSISLLVVTDRRLLTLGDPSAGLPVVDDVPRSVVTELQVERVKTFSMGRVTALTDDGPVGLGTLDYTPETFNGLDEAWARSDGPRLPVIPTLGRPGAEPPPADEPVPPEGGRHPLVAELESVARLHRSGALTDGEFAAAKARLLGR; from the coding sequence GTGAGCGATTACCCGCCGCTGCCGGACGAGGGCACGGCATACCGCGACAAGAAGGTCAGCAAGCGCACCCTGCGCGCGGCCCGTCGCTCCCTCGCGCTCGCGCTGCAGCCGGGCGAGGAGGTGCAGGGCTTCTTCGTCAGCTGGCGGATCCGCCGCAGCATCAGCCTGCTCGTCGTCACCGACCGGCGGCTGCTGACCCTGGGCGACCCGAGCGCCGGGCTCCCGGTCGTCGACGACGTGCCGCGCAGCGTCGTCACCGAGCTGCAGGTCGAGCGAGTCAAGACCTTCAGCATGGGTCGGGTCACCGCGCTGACGGACGACGGGCCCGTCGGGCTCGGCACCCTCGACTACACCCCGGAGACGTTCAACGGTCTCGACGAGGCGTGGGCGCGGAGCGATGGGCCGCGGCTGCCGGTCATCCCGACGCTGGGTCGGCCCGGCGCGGAGCCGCCGCCCGCGGACGAACCCGTGCCGCCCGAGGGTGGCCGGCACCCGCTGGTCGCCGAGCTCGAGTCCGTGGCGCGTCTGCACCGCAGCGGGGCGCTCACGGACGGCGAGTTCGCCGCGGCGAAGGCACGGTTGCTGGGCCGCTGA
- a CDS encoding HNH endonuclease signature motif containing protein — MKRLAGAFGGSDDPSGGTPGEDPARLQEAELTRAVGELGEVIAASRARLVRLVREGVGRGLHVEAGFSVPDWVCLLAPGLSRRDAIEVAVVAQAGQRPVHEPLVSAVEDGRIPLARAARIVRALDRVRSAVPAEEYAAAVALLARAAAKEGFTEKDLERVCRRLVAVCTSQRDQDEDERSRHQLRDLHESSLADGSVRRFVLTVGDDTDLETIRAILMSPLAAPASRKEQDATGEVDTRTAGQRRYDAFLTTLRRGVAGTQGQPTTPKAQVMVTVPLDALKEALGQAANDSGADAGSGADAGRTVHGGFLSAGQVRQLACEADLIPAVLGSQGEILDLGQARRLVTPGQRRALAHRDQGCTFPGCSVPATWCDAHHVVHWAHGGRSDLSNYALLCPRHHTWVHQRGATADVDPTGVRWKLRG; from the coding sequence ATGAAGAGGTTGGCGGGGGCCTTCGGGGGCTCGGACGATCCGTCGGGCGGCACGCCCGGCGAGGATCCCGCCCGCCTGCAGGAGGCCGAGCTGACCCGGGCGGTGGGGGAGCTGGGGGAGGTGATCGCCGCGTCGCGGGCGCGCCTGGTGAGGCTGGTGCGTGAGGGCGTGGGTCGTGGGTTGCACGTGGAGGCCGGGTTCTCGGTGCCGGACTGGGTATGCCTGCTCGCGCCGGGGCTGTCGCGGCGGGACGCGATCGAGGTGGCGGTGGTGGCTCAGGCCGGGCAGCGGCCGGTGCACGAGCCGCTGGTCAGCGCGGTCGAGGACGGGAGGATCCCCCTGGCGAGGGCGGCGCGCATCGTGCGGGCGCTGGACCGGGTGCGCAGTGCAGTGCCCGCCGAGGAGTACGCCGCGGCTGTCGCGTTGCTGGCCCGGGCCGCGGCCAAAGAGGGGTTCACCGAGAAGGACCTGGAGCGGGTGTGCCGCCGCCTGGTCGCGGTGTGCACCTCCCAGCGGGACCAGGACGAGGACGAGCGCAGCCGGCACCAGCTGCGCGACTTGCACGAGTCCTCCCTCGCGGACGGCTCGGTGCGCCGCTTCGTGCTCACCGTCGGTGACGACACCGACCTGGAGACGATCAGGGCGATCCTCATGTCTCCGCTGGCCGCGCCCGCGAGCCGGAAGGAGCAGGACGCGACCGGCGAGGTCGACACGCGGACCGCGGGCCAGCGGCGCTACGACGCGTTCCTGACCACGCTGCGGCGTGGTGTGGCCGGCACCCAGGGGCAGCCGACCACACCCAAGGCCCAGGTCATGGTCACCGTCCCGCTGGACGCGCTGAAAGAGGCCCTCGGGCAGGCCGCCAACGACTCTGGTGCTGATGCTGGGAGTGGGGCAGATGCGGGGCGCACGGTCCACGGCGGGTTCCTCTCGGCCGGGCAGGTGCGGCAACTGGCCTGCGAGGCCGACCTCATCCCCGCCGTGCTCGGCAGCCAGGGGGAGATCCTGGACCTGGGTCAGGCCCGACGCCTGGTCACGCCGGGTCAACGAAGGGCGCTGGCCCACCGCGACCAGGGGTGCACGTTCCCGGGGTGCAGTGTGCCCGCGACCTGGTGCGACGCGCACCACGTGGTGCACTGGGCCCACGGTGGCCGGTCGGACCTGTCGAACTACGCCTTGCTCTGCCCACGCCACCACACCTGGGTCCACCAGCGAGGTGCCACGGCAGACGTGGACCCCACGGGTGTGCGATGGAAGCTGCGAGGGTGA
- a CDS encoding acyl-CoA dehydrogenase family protein, giving the protein MRPDALTPELADVVARTRDFVREVVVPAEPPTGEALAPQELSRLRSLAKEAGVWAPVSSADFGGLGLPLPAWSPVLQEAGYSPIGPAVLHCMAPDEGNMHMLSLIATPEQQQEFLAPLVRGEARSCFAMTEPHPGAGSDPSALSTTAYLDGDTWVIEGRKRFISGANDADIAIVMARTPAVRLPDGQERPEGATMFLTRTDAPGWRVGRQIRTTERAIAGGHPYVHLEGLRVPTSAVLGEVGEGFRYAQVRLGPARLTHCMRWLGLARRALDVALDRLEHRELFGQPMRDLGLAQGLVADSVIDLETSDAIIDRTARLLESDPRAGSRMSSVAKVHCAEAIQRVIDRSIQLCGGDGVSEELPLVQYLLEVRPFRIYDGSSETHRWAIARRASSDRRREVEAGTPRLDLVDGTDDGAEHGGGRA; this is encoded by the coding sequence ATGAGGCCCGACGCCCTGACCCCCGAGCTCGCTGACGTGGTGGCGCGCACGCGCGACTTCGTCCGCGAGGTCGTCGTGCCCGCCGAGCCGCCCACGGGCGAGGCCCTCGCGCCGCAGGAGCTGAGCCGGCTGCGTTCCCTGGCGAAGGAGGCGGGCGTGTGGGCGCCGGTCTCCAGCGCCGACTTCGGCGGGCTCGGCCTGCCGCTGCCGGCTTGGTCGCCGGTGCTGCAGGAGGCCGGCTACTCGCCCATCGGGCCGGCGGTCCTGCACTGCATGGCGCCGGACGAGGGCAACATGCACATGCTCTCCCTCATCGCCACCCCCGAGCAGCAGCAGGAGTTCCTCGCCCCGCTCGTCCGCGGCGAGGCCCGCTCCTGCTTCGCGATGACCGAGCCGCACCCGGGCGCCGGGTCCGACCCCTCGGCCCTGTCGACGACGGCATACCTCGACGGCGACACCTGGGTGATCGAGGGGCGCAAGCGGTTCATCAGCGGCGCCAACGACGCCGACATCGCGATCGTCATGGCGCGCACCCCCGCCGTCCGGCTGCCCGACGGGCAGGAGCGACCCGAGGGCGCGACGATGTTCCTCACCCGCACCGACGCCCCCGGCTGGCGCGTCGGCCGGCAGATCCGCACGACCGAGCGCGCGATCGCCGGCGGCCACCCCTACGTCCACCTCGAGGGGCTGCGGGTCCCGACCTCGGCCGTGCTCGGCGAGGTGGGGGAGGGCTTCCGGTATGCCCAGGTGCGGCTCGGCCCGGCGCGCCTCACCCACTGCATGCGCTGGCTCGGCCTGGCCCGCCGCGCCCTGGACGTCGCCCTGGACCGGCTCGAGCACCGCGAGCTCTTCGGGCAGCCGATGCGCGACCTCGGGCTCGCGCAAGGCCTTGTCGCCGACTCGGTCATCGACCTGGAGACCTCGGACGCGATCATCGACCGCACCGCCCGGCTGCTCGAGTCCGACCCGCGCGCCGGCTCGCGGATGTCGTCGGTCGCCAAGGTGCACTGCGCCGAGGCCATCCAGCGCGTCATCGACCGCAGCATCCAGCTGTGCGGCGGCGATGGCGTCTCCGAGGAGCTGCCGCTGGTGCAGTACCTCCTCGAGGTCCGCCCGTTCCGCATCTACGACGGCTCCAGCGAGACCCACCGGTGGGCCATCGCGCGCCGGGCGAGCTCGGACCGCCGGCGCGAGGTCGAGGCGGGCACACCGCGGCTGGACCTCGTCGACGGGACCGACGACGGTGCCGAGCACGGCGGTGGGCGCGCGTGA
- a CDS encoding SDR family oxidoreductase, producing the protein MTTLELDGQVALVTGGSRGIGLAVAQQLHDLGASVVLTARGQEALDEAAAGIGERASGIAGKADDPEHREQVLDTIAQQHGRLDILVNNAGINPAYGPLVELDLGVARKTFEVNVVSTLAWVQLVLAHEGLGFRSHGGRVVNVSSVSGAVPSEGIGLYGISKAAVNQLTRTLAVELGPEVRVNAVAPAVIKTQFSKALYEGREEEVAADYPLGRLGEPDDVAQAVAFLVTDQSAWITGQVLDLDGGLLVAGGSA; encoded by the coding sequence ATGACCACCCTCGAGCTCGACGGCCAGGTGGCCCTGGTGACCGGCGGCAGCCGGGGGATCGGCCTGGCCGTCGCCCAGCAGCTGCACGACCTGGGCGCCAGCGTCGTCCTCACCGCCCGCGGCCAGGAGGCGCTGGACGAGGCCGCCGCCGGCATCGGCGAACGGGCGAGCGGCATCGCCGGCAAGGCCGACGACCCCGAGCACCGCGAGCAGGTGCTGGACACCATCGCGCAGCAGCACGGGCGCCTCGACATCCTCGTCAACAACGCGGGCATCAACCCCGCCTACGGCCCGCTCGTCGAGCTCGACCTCGGCGTCGCCCGCAAGACCTTCGAGGTCAACGTCGTCTCCACACTCGCCTGGGTCCAGCTCGTCCTCGCCCACGAGGGCCTCGGCTTCCGCTCCCACGGGGGGCGCGTGGTCAACGTCTCCTCCGTCAGCGGCGCCGTCCCGAGCGAGGGGATCGGCCTCTACGGCATCTCCAAGGCGGCGGTCAACCAGCTCACCCGCACCCTGGCGGTCGAGCTCGGGCCGGAGGTCCGGGTCAACGCCGTGGCCCCCGCGGTGATCAAGACCCAGTTCTCCAAGGCGCTCTACGAGGGCCGCGAGGAGGAGGTCGCCGCCGACTACCCGCTCGGGCGCCTGGGGGAGCCGGACGACGTCGCGCAGGCCGTCGCCTTCCTCGTCACCGACCAGTCCGCGTGGATCACGGGTCAGGTGCTCGACCTCGACGGCGGTCTCCTGGTGGCCGGGGGCAGCGCATGA
- a CDS encoding type II toxin-antitoxin system VapC family toxin: MIVLDASAWVDMVTGLVPPFEPVDDVVVPPHFDAEVVGALRAIEQRRALPADVARHLLEHHLRAGFAVEHDPADVRRAWGWRDSMSITDAWYAAMALRHAGTWVTRDGRAARTARRHGVQVHVPEARA, from the coding sequence GTGATCGTGCTCGACGCCTCCGCCTGGGTGGACATGGTGACCGGACTGGTCCCGCCCTTCGAGCCGGTCGATGACGTCGTGGTGCCACCTCACTTCGACGCCGAGGTCGTGGGTGCTCTTCGCGCCATCGAGCAACGTCGTGCCCTCCCAGCCGATGTCGCCAGACATCTGCTGGAGCACCACCTACGGGCTGGCTTCGCCGTCGAGCACGACCCGGCCGACGTGCGTCGTGCATGGGGCTGGCGCGACAGCATGTCCATCACCGATGCCTGGTATGCCGCCATGGCACTGCGCCACGCAGGCACCTGGGTCACGCGCGATGGGCGCGCGGCACGCACCGCGCGCAGACACGGCGTCCAGGTCCATGTACCAGAGGCACGCGCCTGA
- a CDS encoding DUF2200 domain-containing protein, which produces MSRIFTSSIASVYPHYVTKAERKGRTEGEVREVIEWLTGFDDATLTKHLEDGTTFEDFFAAAEINPNVDQITGSVCGVKVQEVEDPLMQQIRFLDKLVDELAKGRPMEKVLRS; this is translated from the coding sequence ATGAGCCGCATCTTCACCTCCAGCATCGCCTCGGTCTACCCGCACTACGTCACCAAGGCCGAGCGCAAGGGACGCACCGAGGGAGAGGTGCGCGAGGTCATCGAGTGGCTGACCGGCTTCGACGACGCCACCCTGACCAAGCACCTCGAGGACGGGACGACGTTCGAGGACTTCTTCGCCGCCGCGGAGATCAACCCCAACGTCGACCAGATCACCGGGTCGGTCTGCGGGGTCAAGGTCCAGGAGGTCGAGGACCCGCTCATGCAGCAGATCCGCTTCCTCGACAAGCTCGTCGACGAGCTCGCCAAGGGTCGGCCGATGGAGAAGGTCCTCCGCTCCTGA
- a CDS encoding TetR/AcrR family transcriptional regulator gives MTPGDWRTYEQDDLSGILEAALGCFVAQGYHGTSIREIATRAGLSVPGLYHHFPSKQAMLVAVMQHAMADLWWRSEAAAAGTGPGSWDQLAAQVECLVLFHCRRQDLAFIAWSEIRSLTPEHRSEHIARRDRQQRVLDRIVEQGVADGTLRAARPREASRAVTTLCTAVAQWYREDGPLTPEELAAEYVALAGAMLGHEVPVRHV, from the coding sequence GTGACCCCCGGGGACTGGCGCACCTACGAGCAGGACGACCTCTCCGGGATCCTGGAGGCGGCCCTCGGTTGCTTCGTCGCGCAGGGCTACCACGGCACGTCGATCCGCGAGATCGCGACGCGGGCGGGACTCTCGGTGCCGGGGCTCTACCACCACTTCCCCTCCAAGCAGGCGATGCTCGTGGCGGTCATGCAGCACGCGATGGCCGACCTGTGGTGGCGCAGCGAGGCGGCCGCGGCCGGGACCGGCCCGGGGTCGTGGGACCAGCTGGCCGCGCAGGTGGAGTGCCTCGTGCTCTTCCACTGCCGCCGGCAGGACCTGGCCTTCATCGCCTGGAGCGAGATCCGCAGCCTCACCCCTGAGCACCGCAGCGAGCACATCGCCCGGCGGGACCGCCAGCAGCGGGTGCTGGACCGCATCGTCGAGCAGGGCGTGGCCGACGGGACGTTGCGGGCCGCCCGCCCGCGCGAGGCCAGCCGCGCGGTGACGACGCTGTGCACCGCCGTCGCCCAGTGGTACCGCGAGGACGGGCCGCTCACCCCGGAGGAACTCGCGGCGGAGTACGTCGCCCTCGCCGGCGCCATGCTGGGGCACGAGGTCCCGGTCCGACACGTCTGA